GGAAGCAGCGCCACTGCTGGAAAAACTCCATATTCCTCTCAACGAGCCCGTCTTGACTCCGGTACCCAACAACGAGCTTAATTCCGAGTAGCTGATGCGCCGTTTAATATTTGGTGACGTTTTGCGTCATCCCTCCATCGATGTAGTAGGTGCTCCCAGTCACATAATCCGCTTCATCGCTCGCCAGAAATAAAGCCACGTTGGCTACCTCCTCGGATGTGCCGAAGCGACGCAAAGGAATATCGCTGGTGGCCTTCTTCATGGCTTCCGGATCGTCGAGCACACTTTGATTGATGGGAGTTGCAATGGCTCCAGGAGCTATGTTGTTTACATTAATTTTGTGCGGAGCCAGTTCAATGGCATTGTTGCGCATCATCATCCGAATGCCGCCTTTGGTGACACAGTAAGGAGTGTATTCGGGCAGGGGGATATCCTCGTGCACGGAAGAGATGTAAATAATTTTGCCTCCCTGGCCTTGTTTCACCATTTGCCGCGCAGCAATCTGGGTGAATACGAACGCTCCATACAGGTTCACCGAAAGCACCTTGTTCCATTCTTCATCGGTCACCTCAATGAAAGGTCGCTTGATCTCGATCCCCGCATTGCTCACCGCAATATCCAGGCGTCCGCACTTCTGCACCATCTCCTGGATCATTCTCTCAACGTCGCTTCGCTTGCTGACATCTCCTTCCACTGGAATTACATTCGGCCCCATCTTCGCAGCCGCTGCCTGGGCTCCTTTTGCATCCAGTTTGCCTCCCAGGCGGTAGTTCATTCCCACCTGCGCTCCCTCAGCAGCAAAGCGCTCGCATATGGACTTGCCAATACCGCTGCTGGTTCCACTCACGATCGCGACTTTTCCCTTTAATCTCATAATTGTTTCCTTCGTAAACAGTCCACTATAACACAATCTTTGCCGTGAGCCATTGTTCCGATTATTTTGGGTTGCCAGCTCCGGTTTGCTCCAATCAAATGGTCACATGTCTAATCCGTCGTTTGATCTAAAGGCCAGGGCTCATCAAGCCATGATTGAGGCTGGCTTTCAACCAGATTTTACCCTGCAGATTGCGAATGAAATTCAGAGTTTGCGGCAAACGCAAAATCAACCTTCGGTTAAACCTTTGAAGGATTTACGTTCGCTCCTTTGGTCCTCAATCGATAATACCGAATCTCGTGACCTGGATCAAATTGAGTTCGCCGAAAAGTTGCCGGACGGCACCATAAACCTCCGCGTGGCCATCGCAGACGTGGATACAAGCATTCCAAGAGGGACGGCGACCGACGCTCACGCAGCACTGAACACAACCTCTGTCTATACAGGGGTGCGAACCTTTCCCATGTTGCCACCGGAGTTCTCCACAGATTTGACTTCGCTGGTGGGAAATCAGGATCGGCTTTCCATCATCATTGAAATGCATGTGGGTGCGTCTGGAGAAGTCAACTGTTACGATGTTTACTGTGCCCAGGTCCGAAATTTTGGAAAACTGAATTATGCAGGTGTGGGCCCATGGTTGGAGGGAAAAACCCCAATCCCAAAGGAAGTGGCGGATGTGCCGGGTCTGGAGCAGCAATTGAAACTGCAATTCGAAGTTTCCAAACGCCTACGAACCCTGCGTTCACAAAAGGGGGCTTTGACATTCGGCAGTACCGAAGCTGTACCGGTCGTTAAAGATGGCGCGGTGACCGATTTGAAAGTCAGGCAGCATAATGTCGCGCATGACATTATTGAAAGCTTCATGGTGGCTGCGAATGTGGCCATGGCCCAGCACCTGAAGGAAAATGCCTGCATGTCCATCCAGCGCGTGGTGCGAACCCCAAAACGGTGGGATCGCATTCAGGCGATAGCCGTGCAATTCCAGGTGCATCTGCCCGACGTGCCAGACCCGAAAGCTCTGGCTGACTTTTTGTTGGACCGCCAAGCCGCTGATCCGGATCATTTTCAAGACCTTTCCCTGTCGATCGTAAAGCTGCTCGGGCCGGGGGAGTATGTGCTGGAAAAAACGGGTGTTCAACAGGAAGGCCATTTCGGTCTGGCGGTGAATGATTACACTCATTCAACAGCCCCCAATCGTCGCTTCGCCGATTTGGTTACCCAGCGCCTTCTGAAGGCTGCTGCGGCCGGCCATCTGGTCCTTATTCCGAAGCTGAACTGCTGGAGCTTGCTGCCACTGCACGGAACGCGAAATGCCGCACGAAAGTGGAACGCTGATGCGAAGATGTCGCTGCGGACCTGCTCCGTAACCGGATCGGTGAAACCTTCGAGGGCGTGGTAACCGGCGCGGCTCCAAAAGGGACCTACGTCAGGCTTTTGAAATTTCCTGCTGAAGGCCGGGTCGTGCAGGGGATGCAGGGCATCGACGTTGGGGACAAATTGAAAGTGCAACTACTTTCGGTCGATTTAAATCAAGGTTTTATCGACTTTGCGCGCCGATAATCCTGAGAGCCCGCCTATTCCACCAACTGATGTTGGATGGCGTAGTGCATTAATTCAGCATTATTCTTCATCCCCATCTTTTCCAGGATGCGAGTGCGGTAGGTGCTGATGGTTTTAACGCTCAAAGAAAGTTCCTTGGCAATTTCACTGACAATCTTGCCGGAAGCGATAAGTCGTAATACCTGGAATTCGCGGTCCGAAAGTAATTCCTGCGGCGGCTTCTGTGTGTCGGCTGAGAGATAGGAGGCAAGTTTTTCAGCCAGACCGGTGCTCACATAACGCCCCCCGGCGAGGACTTTTTTCATGGCTCCAACCAATTCTTCGGGTGCGCTTTCCTTGGTCATGTAGCCCGAGGCACCCCTTTTTAGCACGCGCACGGCAAATTGGTTTTCTGGATGCATGCTCAATAC
The sequence above is drawn from the Pedosphaera parvula Ellin514 genome and encodes:
- a CDS encoding glucose 1-dehydrogenase; the encoded protein is MRLKGKVAIVSGTSSGIGKSICERFAAEGAQVGMNYRLGGKLDAKGAQAAAAKMGPNVIPVEGDVSKRSDVERMIQEMVQKCGRLDIAVSNAGIEIKRPFIEVTDEEWNKVLSVNLYGAFVFTQIAARQMVKQGQGGKIIYISSVHEDIPLPEYTPYCVTKGGIRMMMRNNAIELAPHKINVNNIAPGAIATPINQSVLDDPEAMKKATSDIPLRRFGTSEEVANVALFLASDEADYVTGSTYYIDGGMTQNVTKY
- a CDS encoding ribonuclease catalytic domain-containing protein → MSNPSFDLKARAHQAMIEAGFQPDFTLQIANEIQSLRQTQNQPSVKPLKDLRSLLWSSIDNTESRDLDQIEFAEKLPDGTINLRVAIADVDTSIPRGTATDAHAALNTTSVYTGVRTFPMLPPEFSTDLTSLVGNQDRLSIIIEMHVGASGEVNCYDVYCAQVRNFGKLNYAGVGPWLEGKTPIPKEVADVPGLEQQLKLQFEVSKRLRTLRSQKGALTFGSTEAVPVVKDGAVTDLKVRQHNVAHDIIESFMVAANVAMAQHLKENACMSIQRVVRTPKRWDRIQAIAVQFQVHLPDVPDPKALADFLLDRQAADPDHFQDLSLSIVKLLGPGEYVLEKTGVQQEGHFGLAVNDYTHSTAPNRRFADLVTQRLLKAAAAGHLVLIPKLNCWSLLPLHGTRNAARKWNADAKMSLRTCSVTGSVKPSRAW
- a CDS encoding response regulator; this encodes MRILIADDHAVVRHGLKQILADEYKKATFGEARNAQEALNKVWKETWDVVILDITMPGRSGLEVLREIKKSSPRLPVLVLSMHPENQFAVRVLKRGASGYMTKESAPEELVGAMKKVLAGGRYVSTGLAEKLASYLSADTQKPPQELLSDREFQVLRLIASGKIVSEIAKELSLSVKTISTYRTRILEKMGMKNNAELMHYAIQHQLVE